A DNA window from Hevea brasiliensis isolate MT/VB/25A 57/8 unplaced genomic scaffold, ASM3005281v1 Scaf7, whole genome shotgun sequence contains the following coding sequences:
- the LOC110658041 gene encoding heavy metal-associated isoprenylated plant protein 34 isoform X1: protein MSKQEIMKMQQTCVLKVNIQCHCDGCKKKIKKLLQKVDGVYNTTINAEQGKVTVTGNVDAAKLIRKLEKSGKHAELWGAPKGFNNYQNLVNNQFKNMQIGNGKDNKSQKGGKGGQQGQHQMQQFKGSKDLKMPPHKDQKSVKFNLQDDYIDASDDDDFDDEFDDEFDEFDDDFDDDDEEEEFGHGYGHGQGQGQGYHLPNKMMPMMGNGHGAHGPHGMINGPMLNAKKGGGGGGGGGGGGGRGGNAKKGGDDFEIPLVMKGKGNNNDGKNGNGGKKGGGGGDGKNGHSKGGSVKQDGKDKNGSKSGIGGFLSFGRKSKNGRESSTDKSFNNGGSAGNNNSNGAKKGGGKNDRVHDSNKMKNGYHEIDVNRGGGGGGGAKNMGQMSQMSQMGQMSQMGQMGQMAQMRPMGNFPAVQGLPAPPAAMNGGYYQGMMGGGNPYNQQYMAMMMNQQRQNGNDMFQPMMYARPQPAVNYMPPPPMPPHPMADPYTHFFSDENANSCSVM from the exons ATGAGTAAACAAGAGATAATGAAGATGCAG CAGACTTGTGTTCTGAAAGTGAATATACAGTGTCACTGTGATGGGTGtaagaagaaaataaagaaaCTCCTGCAAAAAGTTGATG GGGTGTATAATACAACAATAAATGCAGAGCAAGGGAAGGTAACTGTGACAGGAAATGTTGACGCAGCAAAACTCATAAGGAAGCTTGAGAAGTCAGGGAAGCATGCAGAGCTATGGGGAGCTCCAAAGGGCTTCAACAACTACCAAAATCTTGTCAACAATCAATTCAAGAACATGCAAATTGGGAATGGCAAAGATAACAAATCTCAAAAGGGTGGAAAAGGAGGCCAACAAGGGCAACACCAAATGCAACAATTCAAAGGATCTAAGGATCTAAAGATGCCACCTCATAAAGACCAGAAATCTGTCAAGTTCAACTTGCAGGATGATTATATTGAtgcaagtgatgatgatgattttGATGATGAATTTGATGACGAATTTGACGAGTTTGATGATGattttgatgatgatgatgaggagGAGGAGTTTGGTCATGGTTATGGACATGGTCAGGGTCAGGGTCAGGGTTATCATTTGCCTAACAAAATGATGCCCATGATGGGCAATGGTCATGGAGCTCATGGCCCTCATGGTATGATTAATGGACCTATGCTTAATGCTAAAaagggtggtggtggtggtggaggaggaggaggaggaggaggaagaggAGGAAATGCCAAGAAAGGTGGTGATGATTTTGAGATACCTTTGGTCATGAAGGGCAAAGGCAACAATAATGATGGGAAGAACGGGAATGGAGGAAAgaaaggtggaggtggtggtgatgGGAAGAATGGTCATAGCAAGGGAGGGAGTGTAAAACAAGATGGTAAAGATAAAAATGGCAGCAAAAGTGGGATTGGAGGGTTCTTGAGTTTTGGGAGGAAGAGTAAAAATGGAAGAGAAAGTAGTACTGATAAGAGCTTCAATAATGGTGGCTCAGCTGGAAACAATAATTCCAATGGGGCCAAGAAAGGTGGAGGCAAAAACGATAGGGTCCATGATTCTAACAAAATGAAAAATGGATACCATGAAATTGATGTTAAtaggggtggtggtggtggtggtggtgccaaGAACATGGGTCAGATGAGCCAGATGAGCCAGATGGGTCAGATGAGCCAGATGGGCCAGATGGGTCAGATGGCCCAGATGCGCCCAATGGGTAATTTTCCTGCAGTGCAAGGACTGCCTGCACCACCAGCAGCCATGAATGGTGGTTATTATCAAGGGATGATGGGAGGAGGCAACCCTTACAATCAACAATATATGGCAATGATGATGAATCAGCAGAGGCAAAATGGGAATGATATGTTTCAACCAATGATGTATGCCAGACCGCAACCGGCTGTTAATTACATGCCGCCGCCGCCAATGCCACCACATCCAATGGCTGATCCCTACACTCACTTCTTCAGTGATGAAAATGCCAATAGTTGCAGTGTAATGTGA
- the LOC110658042 gene encoding signal peptidase complex subunit 3B — protein MHSFGYRANALLTFSVTILALMCAMASLSDNLNSPSPTSQIQILNINWFQKQPHGNDEVSLTMNITADLQSLFTWNTKQVFVFVAAEYETPKNSLNQVSLWDAIIPTKEHANFWIQTANKYRFVDQGSNLRGKEFNLTLHWHVMPKTGKMFADKIVMSGYRLPEEYR, from the exons ATGCATTCCTTTGGGTACAGAGCTAATGCTTTGCTAACTTTCTCCGTCACCATCCTCGCGCTAATGTGTGCCATGGCCTCCCTCTCTGATAACCTTAATTCTCCCTCTCCCACTTCCCAAATCCAG ATATTGAATATCAATTGGTTTCAAAAGCAGCCGCATGGAAATGATGAG GTTAGCCTCACAATGAATATAACAGCTGATTTACAGTCTTTGTTTACGTGGAACACAAAGCAG GTTTTTGTATTTGTAGCTGCAGAGTATGAAACCCCAAAAAATTCCTTGAACCAG GTTTCACTTTGGGATGCAATCATACCAACGAAAGAACATGCAAACTTTTGGATCCAAACTGCAAACAAATATCGTTTTGTTGACCAG GGGAGCAATCTTCGTGGTAAAGAATTCAATTTGACTTTGCACTGGCATGTCATGCCCAAGACCGGCAAAATGTTTGCCGACAAAATAGTCATGTCCGGATACCGCTTGCCTGAGGAATATAGATGA
- the LOC110658041 gene encoding heavy metal-associated isoprenylated plant protein 34 isoform X2: MSKQEIMKMQTCVLKVNIQCHCDGCKKKIKKLLQKVDGVYNTTINAEQGKVTVTGNVDAAKLIRKLEKSGKHAELWGAPKGFNNYQNLVNNQFKNMQIGNGKDNKSQKGGKGGQQGQHQMQQFKGSKDLKMPPHKDQKSVKFNLQDDYIDASDDDDFDDEFDDEFDEFDDDFDDDDEEEEFGHGYGHGQGQGQGYHLPNKMMPMMGNGHGAHGPHGMINGPMLNAKKGGGGGGGGGGGGGRGGNAKKGGDDFEIPLVMKGKGNNNDGKNGNGGKKGGGGGDGKNGHSKGGSVKQDGKDKNGSKSGIGGFLSFGRKSKNGRESSTDKSFNNGGSAGNNNSNGAKKGGGKNDRVHDSNKMKNGYHEIDVNRGGGGGGGAKNMGQMSQMSQMGQMSQMGQMGQMAQMRPMGNFPAVQGLPAPPAAMNGGYYQGMMGGGNPYNQQYMAMMMNQQRQNGNDMFQPMMYARPQPAVNYMPPPPMPPHPMADPYTHFFSDENANSCSVM, from the exons ATGAGTAAACAAGAGATAATGAAGATGCAG ACTTGTGTTCTGAAAGTGAATATACAGTGTCACTGTGATGGGTGtaagaagaaaataaagaaaCTCCTGCAAAAAGTTGATG GGGTGTATAATACAACAATAAATGCAGAGCAAGGGAAGGTAACTGTGACAGGAAATGTTGACGCAGCAAAACTCATAAGGAAGCTTGAGAAGTCAGGGAAGCATGCAGAGCTATGGGGAGCTCCAAAGGGCTTCAACAACTACCAAAATCTTGTCAACAATCAATTCAAGAACATGCAAATTGGGAATGGCAAAGATAACAAATCTCAAAAGGGTGGAAAAGGAGGCCAACAAGGGCAACACCAAATGCAACAATTCAAAGGATCTAAGGATCTAAAGATGCCACCTCATAAAGACCAGAAATCTGTCAAGTTCAACTTGCAGGATGATTATATTGAtgcaagtgatgatgatgattttGATGATGAATTTGATGACGAATTTGACGAGTTTGATGATGattttgatgatgatgatgaggagGAGGAGTTTGGTCATGGTTATGGACATGGTCAGGGTCAGGGTCAGGGTTATCATTTGCCTAACAAAATGATGCCCATGATGGGCAATGGTCATGGAGCTCATGGCCCTCATGGTATGATTAATGGACCTATGCTTAATGCTAAAaagggtggtggtggtggtggaggaggaggaggaggaggaggaagaggAGGAAATGCCAAGAAAGGTGGTGATGATTTTGAGATACCTTTGGTCATGAAGGGCAAAGGCAACAATAATGATGGGAAGAACGGGAATGGAGGAAAgaaaggtggaggtggtggtgatgGGAAGAATGGTCATAGCAAGGGAGGGAGTGTAAAACAAGATGGTAAAGATAAAAATGGCAGCAAAAGTGGGATTGGAGGGTTCTTGAGTTTTGGGAGGAAGAGTAAAAATGGAAGAGAAAGTAGTACTGATAAGAGCTTCAATAATGGTGGCTCAGCTGGAAACAATAATTCCAATGGGGCCAAGAAAGGTGGAGGCAAAAACGATAGGGTCCATGATTCTAACAAAATGAAAAATGGATACCATGAAATTGATGTTAAtaggggtggtggtggtggtggtggtgccaaGAACATGGGTCAGATGAGCCAGATGAGCCAGATGGGTCAGATGAGCCAGATGGGCCAGATGGGTCAGATGGCCCAGATGCGCCCAATGGGTAATTTTCCTGCAGTGCAAGGACTGCCTGCACCACCAGCAGCCATGAATGGTGGTTATTATCAAGGGATGATGGGAGGAGGCAACCCTTACAATCAACAATATATGGCAATGATGATGAATCAGCAGAGGCAAAATGGGAATGATATGTTTCAACCAATGATGTATGCCAGACCGCAACCGGCTGTTAATTACATGCCGCCGCCGCCAATGCCACCACATCCAATGGCTGATCCCTACACTCACTTCTTCAGTGATGAAAATGCCAATAGTTGCAGTGTAATGTGA
- the LOC110658038 gene encoding uncharacterized protein LOC110658038, producing the protein MGFTMSYVRLIYGFGNSHVSGKECVICMTEPKDTAVFALSTYAVLSAQYAAKPSRNLWRSRLAKIILLHQGGRFVPSPRIPQGNRMQIVLIRTFEAKIRIQWQLQPMRGQV; encoded by the exons ATGGGATTCACTATGAGCTACGTGAGATTAATTTATGGCTTTGGCAATTCCCATGTGTCAGGGAAAGAATGTGTCATTTGCATGACTGAGCCAAAGGACACAGCTGTTTTTGCCTTGTCGACATATG CAGTGTTAAGTGCCCAATATGCCGCCAAACCATCCAGGAACTTGTGGAGATCAAGATTAGCGAAG ATCATCCTCCTACATCAGGGGGGTAGATTCGTTCCCTCACCAAGAATTCCACAGGGTAACAGGATGCAGATTGTTCTCATAAGAACTTTTGAAGCCAAGATTCGTATTCAATGGCAGCTACAGCCCATGAGAGGCCAAGTATAA
- the LOC131177699 gene encoding uncharacterized protein LOC131177699: MEKRQLLESSCFTGHAALDTGKGLTGSDHCAVSGSIYETLPLHKPLIVVMNDNLMENHQSVLPEELAGRKHFYRTSPKTLHHKIADMDFESLIPYPAGDATPVAKLIHRFLGFPDD; the protein is encoded by the exons ATGGAGAAACGCCAGTTATTGGAGAGTTCCTGCTTCACAGGTCATGCAG CTTTGGATACCGGGAAGGGATTAACCGGTTCTGATCATTGTGCAGTTTCAGGGAGTATATATGAGACTTTGCCGCTTCATAAACCTCTAATTGTAGTGATGAATGATAATTTGATGGAAAATCATCAAAGTGTACTTCCAGAAGAACTAGCAGGGAGAAAGCATTTCTATCGTACTAGTCCTAAAACGCTCCATCATAAAATAGCAGATATGGATTTCGAGTCTCTTATTCCGTATCCTGCAGGTGATGCAACACCTGTTGCCAAGCTTATACATAGGTTTCTAGGTTTCCCTGATGATTGA